The following proteins come from a genomic window of Miscanthus floridulus cultivar M001 chromosome 2, ASM1932011v1, whole genome shotgun sequence:
- the LOC136537679 gene encoding Bowman-Birk type trypsin inhibitor-like: MRTHVLFFLTFALLTVLAQSSNRHHHHHHSHVQSRGQGAGGEGGGGELASRGKAAARAWPCCDSCGGCTKSEPRRCQCLDAVPRGCHPACRDCVKSSLSVDPPVYQCMDRVPNFCQRRCTAPAAAH, translated from the exons ATGAGAACCCATGTGCTGTTCTTCCTCACATTCGCCCTTCTCACCGTGCTCGCGCAATCCAGCAAcaggcaccaccaccaccaccactcccaTGTTCAAAGCAGAG GGCAGGGagcaggaggagaaggaggaggaggggagctgGCGAGCCGGGGCAAGGCGGCGGCGCGAGCGTGGCCGTGCTGCGACAGCTGCGGCGGGTGCACCAAGTCGGAGCCGCGGCGGTGCCAGTGCCTGGACGCGGTGCCCCGCGGGTGCCACCCGGCGTGCAGGGACTGCGTCAAGTCCAGCCTCAGCGTCGACCCGCCGGTGTACCAGTGCATGGACCGCGTCCCCAACTTCTGCCAGCGCCGCTgcaccgcgcccgccgccgcgcacTGA